Proteins from a genomic interval of Synechococcus sp. A15-28:
- the aspS gene encoding aspartate--tRNA ligase, giving the protein MRSNGCGDLREQNIDNSVQLCGWVDRRRDHGGVIFIDLRDRSGTVQITVDPDLGADAFAVAEHLRSETVLQVEGKVRARPGESLNDKLATGAVEVLASGITVLNSVKGNLPFPVSVHDEENTREELRLRHRYLDLRRKRMNDNLRLRAQTIQAARRFLEDEGFIEVETPVLTRSTPEGARDYVLPSRVCGGDWFALPQSPQLFKQLLMVGGIERYYQVARCFRDEDLRADRQPEFTQLDIEMSFMDQEQILELNESLICAIWKAVKGIDLPRPFPRMTWHDAMERYGTDRPDTRYGMELTNVSDIVKDMGFKVFSGAVKSGGAVKCIAVPGGNDAVSNVRIKPGGDVFSEAQKAGAGGLAFIRVRDGGEIDTIGAIKDNLSDEQKQELLSRAGAEPGTLLLFGAGDTATVNKALDRVRQYLAKELGMVKADSDNDQWNFLWVVDFPMFEFNSDENRYEALHHPFCAPNTEDLGSDASQWADTLPGARAQAYDLVLNGLELGGGSLRIHDSALQRQVLQTVGLPLEEAQEQFGFLMDALDVGAPPHGGLAFGVDRMVMLLAGEESIRDTIAFPKTQQARCLMTNAPGGVADKQLEELHVASTWVEPSDDDG; this is encoded by the coding sequence ATGCGCAGCAACGGTTGCGGCGACCTGCGCGAGCAGAACATCGACAACTCGGTGCAGCTCTGCGGCTGGGTGGACCGGCGCCGCGACCATGGCGGGGTGATCTTCATCGACCTGCGCGACCGCAGCGGCACGGTTCAGATCACGGTGGATCCCGATCTGGGCGCCGACGCCTTCGCCGTCGCCGAGCATCTGCGCAGCGAGACCGTGCTGCAGGTGGAGGGGAAAGTGCGGGCCCGGCCTGGCGAATCCCTGAACGACAAGCTGGCCACCGGTGCTGTGGAAGTGCTGGCCAGCGGCATCACCGTGCTCAACAGCGTCAAGGGCAACCTGCCCTTCCCCGTCTCGGTGCACGACGAGGAGAACACCCGCGAAGAGCTGCGGCTGCGCCACCGCTATCTGGATCTGCGCCGCAAGCGCATGAACGACAACCTGCGGCTGCGGGCCCAGACGATCCAGGCCGCCCGTCGTTTCCTGGAAGATGAAGGCTTCATCGAGGTGGAGACCCCGGTGCTGACCCGCTCCACCCCGGAAGGCGCCCGCGACTACGTGCTGCCCAGCCGGGTCTGCGGCGGCGACTGGTTCGCCCTGCCCCAGTCCCCCCAGTTGTTCAAGCAGCTGCTGATGGTGGGCGGCATCGAGCGGTATTACCAGGTGGCCCGCTGTTTCCGCGACGAAGACCTGCGGGCCGACCGCCAGCCGGAGTTCACCCAGCTGGACATCGAGATGAGCTTCATGGATCAGGAGCAGATCCTAGAGCTGAACGAATCACTGATCTGCGCCATCTGGAAGGCCGTGAAGGGCATCGACCTGCCGCGACCCTTCCCGCGCATGACCTGGCATGACGCCATGGAGCGCTACGGCACCGACCGGCCCGACACCCGCTACGGCATGGAGCTCACCAACGTGAGCGACATCGTCAAGGACATGGGCTTCAAGGTGTTCAGTGGCGCCGTGAAGTCCGGCGGCGCGGTGAAGTGCATCGCGGTGCCCGGCGGCAACGATGCGGTGAGCAACGTGCGGATCAAGCCTGGCGGCGACGTGTTCAGTGAGGCCCAGAAAGCCGGTGCCGGTGGCCTGGCCTTCATCCGCGTGCGCGACGGCGGTGAGATCGACACCATCGGCGCCATCAAGGACAATCTCAGCGATGAGCAGAAGCAGGAGCTGCTCAGCCGCGCTGGCGCGGAACCCGGCACCCTGCTGCTGTTCGGTGCCGGCGACACCGCCACGGTGAACAAGGCCCTCGACCGGGTGCGCCAGTATCTGGCCAAGGAGCTGGGCATGGTCAAGGCCGACAGCGACAACGACCAGTGGAACTTCCTCTGGGTGGTGGACTTCCCGATGTTCGAGTTCAACAGCGACGAGAACCGTTACGAGGCTCTGCACCACCCCTTCTGTGCTCCCAACACCGAAGATCTCGGCAGCGATGCGTCGCAGTGGGCCGACACCCTGCCAGGAGCCCGGGCCCAGGCCTACGACCTTGTGCTCAATGGCCTGGAGCTCGGTGGTGGTTCCCTGCGCATCCATGACTCCGCCCTGCAGCGCCAGGTGTTGCAGACGGTGGGTTTACCGCTCGAGGAGGCCCAGGAGCAGTTCGGCTTCCTGATGGATGCTCTCGATGTGGGCGCACCTCCCCACGGCGGCCTGGCCTTCGGTGTGGACAGGATGGTGATGCTGCTGGCCGGCGAGGAATCGATCCGCGACACCATTGCCTTCCCCAAGACCCAGCAGGCCCGCTGCCTGATGACCAATGCCCCAGGGGGCGTGGCCGATAAGCAGCTGGAAGAGCTGCACGTCGCCAGCACCTGGGTGGAGCCCAGCGACGACGACGGGTGA
- a CDS encoding RNA polymerase sigma factor, RpoD/SigA family: MPRQPRRTGETRDRRSRSTTDLLRLYLQDIGRVDLLTNEEEVTLARLVQRREALLQQQRDLASSDAAIGELHRLEELQRREANQHSHWPTKHEWARAADLTLAELQQRIEAGYSAWAREAKLEARELKTALRNGRRAKDHMIQANLRLVVAVAKKYQQRGMELLDLVQEGTLGLERAVEKFDPTRGFRFSTYAYWWIRQGMTRAIATQSRTIRLPVHVTEKLNRIKRAQQEIAANEGRIASIADLARALKLSEDTVRQTLARVPRSVSLDTRVGRDQDTQLGDLIEDGKATPEQSLTHDELHNDLEHLLDELTSREAAVLRRRFGLEDDTPQTLAQIGEALKLSRERVRQIETRALLKLRQPQRRSKVRDYIQGLDS; this comes from the coding sequence TTGCCCCGTCAACCCAGACGGACCGGGGAAACCCGTGACCGCCGCAGCCGCAGCACGACGGATCTTCTGCGGCTGTACCTGCAGGACATCGGTCGGGTTGATCTGCTCACCAACGAGGAGGAGGTGACGCTGGCTCGGCTGGTGCAGCGGCGGGAAGCACTGCTTCAACAGCAACGGGATCTGGCCAGCAGTGACGCCGCCATCGGAGAGCTTCATCGCCTCGAGGAGCTGCAACGCCGAGAGGCCAACCAACACAGCCATTGGCCCACCAAACATGAGTGGGCCCGGGCCGCAGACCTGACCCTGGCGGAACTGCAACAGCGGATCGAAGCCGGCTACAGCGCCTGGGCCAGGGAAGCCAAGCTGGAAGCTCGAGAGCTCAAGACCGCGCTGCGCAACGGTCGCCGCGCCAAGGACCACATGATCCAGGCCAACCTGCGCCTGGTGGTGGCTGTCGCCAAGAAGTACCAGCAACGCGGCATGGAACTGCTGGATCTGGTGCAGGAGGGCACCCTCGGACTGGAACGGGCGGTGGAGAAATTCGACCCGACCCGGGGCTTCCGCTTCAGCACCTATGCGTATTGGTGGATCCGCCAGGGGATGACGCGGGCCATCGCCACCCAGAGCCGCACGATCCGCCTGCCGGTGCATGTCACCGAAAAACTGAATCGGATCAAACGGGCCCAGCAGGAGATCGCCGCCAATGAAGGGCGCATCGCCTCGATCGCCGATCTGGCCCGGGCGCTGAAGCTGAGTGAGGACACCGTGCGACAGACCCTCGCCAGGGTTCCCCGCTCAGTGTCATTGGACACCCGGGTGGGACGTGATCAGGACACCCAGCTCGGAGACCTGATCGAAGACGGCAAGGCCACACCGGAACAGAGCCTCACCCACGACGAGCTGCACAACGACCTCGAGCATCTCCTCGATGAGCTCACCAGCCGGGAGGCAGCGGTGCTGCGGCGCCGTTTCGGACTGGAGGACGACACGCCCCAGACCCTGGCTCAGATCGGCGAAGCCCTGAAACTCTCCCGCGAACGGGTCCGTCAGATCGAAACGCGGGCCCTGCTGAAACTGCGTCAACCGCAGCGCCGCAGCAAGGTGCGCGACTACATCCAAGGACTGGATTCCTGA
- a CDS encoding Dps family protein, with translation MSSSINIGISEDQRQQIADGLGRLLADTWVLYGKTHGFHWNVTGPMFNSLHGMFDTQYNELWDSLDEIAERIRALGMPAPFGDSTLTKLASLQEASSIPAAMEMVQQLMSDHEAVARTARTVFDIADGANDQPTADLLTQRLQVHEKTAWMLRSLLQN, from the coding sequence ATGAGCAGCTCAATCAACATCGGCATCTCCGAGGACCAGCGTCAGCAGATTGCCGATGGTCTGGGACGGCTGCTGGCCGACACCTGGGTGTTGTACGGCAAGACCCATGGATTCCACTGGAACGTGACCGGTCCGATGTTCAACTCCCTGCACGGGATGTTCGACACCCAATACAACGAACTCTGGGATTCTCTGGATGAGATCGCGGAACGCATCCGCGCCCTGGGCATGCCCGCCCCATTCGGTGACAGCACCCTCACCAAGCTGGCGTCGCTCCAGGAAGCAAGCTCCATCCCTGCTGCCATGGAGATGGTGCAACAGCTGATGAGCGACCACGAGGCTGTGGCACGCACCGCCCGCACTGTCTTTGACATCGCGGATGGCGCCAACGATCAACCCACCGCAGACCTGCTCACCCAACGCCTGCAGGTGCACGAGAAAACCGCCTGGATGCTGCGCAGCCTGCTGCAGAACTGA
- a CDS encoding CTP synthase → MAKFVFITGGVVSSIGKGIVAASLGRLLKSRGYNVSILKLDPYLNVDPGTMSPIQHGEVFVTEDGAETDLDLGHYERFTDTAMSRLNSVTTGSIYQAVINKERRGDYNGGTVQVIPHITGEIRERIHRVASNSNADVVITEIGGTVGDIESLPFLEAIREFRGDVGRRDLAYIHVTLLPFIGTSGELKTKPTQHSVKELRSIGIQPDVLVCRSDRTISDEMKRKIGGFCGVPTRAVIPSLDADSIYAVPLTLKQEGLCREVLDVLDLTDHDSDMAAWQELVHKLRNPGPAVKVALVGKYIQLNDAYLSVVEALRHACIAQDASLDLHWVCAEQIESDGAQALLKGMDAVVVPGGFGNRGVDGKIGAIRWAREQRVPFLGLCLGMQTAVIEWARNQAGLTEATSAELDAGTPHPVIHLLPEQQDVVDLGGTMRLGVYPCRIAAGTMAHRLYGEEVVYERHRHRYEFNNAYRNLFLESGYVVSGSSPDGRLVELIELKGHPFFTACQYHPEFLSRPGRPHPLFKGLIEAAQQRLPSSPVEAIKTQR, encoded by the coding sequence ATGGCCAAGTTCGTCTTCATCACCGGTGGAGTGGTCTCCAGCATCGGCAAAGGAATCGTGGCCGCAAGCCTGGGACGGCTGCTGAAATCCAGGGGTTACAACGTTTCGATCCTGAAGCTGGATCCATACCTCAACGTGGATCCCGGCACGATGAGCCCGATCCAGCACGGAGAAGTGTTCGTCACCGAAGACGGTGCCGAGACCGATCTGGATCTGGGCCATTACGAGCGCTTCACCGACACAGCCATGTCACGGCTGAACAGCGTGACCACCGGCTCGATCTACCAGGCGGTGATCAACAAGGAACGCCGGGGCGATTACAACGGCGGCACAGTGCAGGTGATTCCCCACATCACCGGTGAAATCCGCGAACGCATCCACCGGGTGGCCTCCAACAGCAACGCTGATGTGGTGATCACGGAAATCGGCGGCACCGTCGGTGACATCGAATCGCTGCCCTTCCTCGAAGCCATCCGCGAATTCCGCGGAGATGTGGGGCGACGCGATCTGGCGTACATCCATGTGACCCTGCTGCCCTTCATCGGCACCTCAGGCGAACTGAAAACCAAGCCCACCCAGCACTCGGTGAAGGAACTGCGGTCCATCGGCATCCAACCGGATGTGCTGGTCTGCCGCAGTGACCGCACCATCAGCGATGAGATGAAGCGGAAGATCGGTGGCTTCTGCGGGGTGCCGACCCGGGCCGTCATTCCGTCCCTCGATGCGGACAGCATTTACGCCGTTCCCTTAACCCTGAAACAGGAAGGGCTGTGCCGCGAAGTGCTGGATGTACTGGACCTAACGGATCACGACAGCGACATGGCGGCCTGGCAGGAGCTGGTGCACAAGCTCCGCAACCCCGGCCCCGCCGTGAAGGTGGCCCTGGTGGGCAAATACATCCAACTCAATGATGCCTACCTCTCGGTGGTGGAAGCCCTGCGCCACGCCTGCATCGCCCAGGATGCCTCGCTTGATCTGCATTGGGTCTGTGCGGAACAGATCGAAAGCGATGGTGCTCAGGCCCTTTTGAAGGGCATGGATGCCGTTGTTGTACCAGGGGGTTTCGGCAACCGCGGCGTTGACGGCAAGATCGGTGCCATTCGCTGGGCCCGGGAACAACGGGTGCCGTTCCTGGGGCTGTGCCTGGGCATGCAGACCGCGGTGATCGAATGGGCGCGCAACCAAGCCGGGCTGACGGAAGCCACCAGCGCCGAACTCGATGCTGGAACGCCCCATCCCGTGATTCACCTGCTGCCGGAGCAGCAGGATGTTGTGGATCTTGGGGGCACGATGCGCCTGGGTGTCTATCCCTGCCGCATCGCCGCTGGAACGATGGCCCACCGGCTCTACGGCGAAGAAGTGGTGTATGAACGGCACCGCCACCGCTACGAGTTCAACAACGCTTACAGAAATCTGTTCCTCGAATCCGGCTATGTGGTGAGCGGAAGCTCACCCGACGGCCGCCTGGTGGAGTTGATCGAACTCAAAGGCCACCCGTTTTTCACCGCCTGCCAGTACCACCCGGAATTTCTCTCCCGTCCAGGACGGCCCCATCCCCTGTTCAAAGGCCTGATCGAAGCAGCCCAGCAGCGGCTGCCCTCCTCACCGGTGGAGGCGATAAAGACCCAGCGATGA
- a CDS encoding 7-carboxy-7-deazaguanine synthase QueE has protein sequence MIQDAATLPVVETFHSLQGEGHHSGRSAFFIRLAGCNVGCPWCDTKHSWPKAAHPQRHLDDLAQEAAAAERQGAAFTVITGGEPLHHNLDALASALRESSSNALHLETSGIDPLSGSPDWITLSPKPHRPPRQELLSQCDELKVVIHGQTDLDFAQAMAAAVRPSTQLLLQPGWGSDQGQQLAVEHAQRNPRWRLSLQTHKWIGVR, from the coding sequence ATGATCCAAGACGCGGCCACCCTGCCGGTGGTGGAGACCTTCCATTCCCTCCAGGGTGAAGGCCATCACAGCGGCCGCAGTGCCTTCTTCATCCGTCTGGCTGGCTGCAATGTCGGTTGTCCCTGGTGTGACACCAAGCACTCCTGGCCAAAGGCTGCGCATCCGCAGCGCCATCTGGACGACCTCGCCCAAGAAGCCGCTGCAGCGGAACGGCAGGGAGCCGCCTTCACCGTGATCACCGGTGGAGAGCCGCTGCATCACAACCTCGATGCACTGGCGTCGGCCCTGCGGGAATCCAGCTCCAATGCCTTGCATCTGGAAACCAGCGGCATCGATCCCCTCAGCGGCAGCCCGGATTGGATCACCCTGTCACCAAAACCGCATCGACCCCCGCGTCAGGAGCTTCTCAGCCAGTGCGACGAGCTCAAGGTGGTGATCCACGGGCAGACCGATCTGGACTTCGCCCAAGCCATGGCAGCTGCCGTTCGCCCATCAACCCAGTTGCTGCTCCAACCCGGCTGGGGCAGCGATCAAGGCCAGCAACTGGCGGTTGAGCATGCACAACGCAACCCGCGCTGGCGGCTCAGCCTGCAGACCCACAAGTGGATTGGAGTGCGCTGA
- a CDS encoding S8 family serine peptidase, translating into MTDLDGNGLVDGSELIAYQLFDDGNSITITNRRGRTFSDATSRFWNVIAGTQVDGGFLVLRARQTRRRGLRYQTWTTDETGTINGRSRGWRSGQSMANQGIENIFNLDLNNDGWIGDQPPEESGPINDGAATFAIEGTPQLGQVLSISLTNSDPDGDGTPTVAWLASNPDGTWSQVGSDSQITISADLEGRQLLANISYIDGDGFSEDVSTEPVFVPITNTDDYGTTPESSGFLAMASRLEGDLEVAGDLDWFKVELEAGRSYIFEQIGTGLADPLLTLKDELGSILASNDDSEGELNSRINFEAERSGYYYLEAGSYLNQFTGKYFIGAYEDITQPEDPINDGAATFAIDGTPQLGQVLSISLTNNDPDGDGTPTVAWLASNQDGTWSQVGSDSEITISADLEGRQLLANISYIDGDGFSEDVSTEPVLIPVTPVNDGAATFAIDGTPQLGQVLSISLTNNDPDGDGTPTVAWLASNQDGTWSQVGSDSEITISADLEGRQLLANISYIDGDGFSEDVSTEPVLIPVTSVNDGAATFAIEGTPQLGQVLSISLTNSDPDGDGTPTVAWLASNPDGTWSQVGSDSEITISADLEGRQLLANISYIDGDGFSEDVSTEPVLIPVSNSDDYGASPESSGSLEIGSSLEGNLESLGDLDWFKIELDADKYYNFELTGTTLADSFLALKEANGNVISSNDDGGEGFSSRIIFSPESSGTYYLEASAYNNEYTGTYLITADEADPLPPGYNPEDGFGHINAKRSFEKLLGITLNDAADLGGDLWGLDNIGAPEVWTGSNSFSGAIGSGTVIAVIDTGVDLDHPEFQNRIAQGYDFVDYDNIADDGEGHGTHVAGTIAGADDGEGITGVAPDASIMPIRVLDDEGYGYTSDIIAGVRWAADNGADVINLSLGGGGYSQAMADAIAYASDLGSVIVMAAGNNGGESPIYPAAHAETHGIAVGAVNQEKSFADFSNRAGFTFLDYVTAPGVNIFSSTPNGNYDYYSGTSMASPHVAGIAALLKSHDKALTPESIETLITSTAHNNIDIQLSGTQTDELTGEQFDKIITLETLAQFDEDQLQSRLIGSLSGDLKARKSVIRELKANEKEGLIIEDIDVIKSTNKSLITLDLSGSNPSDQSDLLEDLLSEKQFNYFEVDTQMQMI; encoded by the coding sequence ATGACAGACCTCGACGGAAATGGCCTGGTAGATGGCTCTGAGTTGATCGCTTATCAGCTTTTCGATGATGGCAACTCGATCACCATCACGAACAGGCGAGGTCGAACATTCTCGGACGCAACATCAAGATTCTGGAATGTCATTGCAGGCACGCAAGTTGACGGCGGATTCCTCGTGCTGCGAGCCAGACAAACCCGCCGACGTGGATTGCGATATCAAACATGGACTACAGATGAAACAGGAACAATCAATGGAAGATCGCGAGGCTGGCGTAGTGGTCAATCCATGGCCAACCAGGGGATCGAAAACATCTTCAATCTTGACCTCAACAATGATGGATGGATTGGAGATCAGCCACCGGAAGAATCAGGTCCAATCAACGATGGTGCAGCCACCTTCGCCATTGAGGGCACTCCACAACTGGGGCAGGTTCTCTCCATTTCCCTAACCAACAGTGATCCTGATGGTGACGGCACTCCAACCGTTGCATGGCTTGCTTCCAATCCAGATGGAACCTGGTCTCAAGTCGGCTCCGATTCACAAATCACCATCTCCGCCGATCTTGAAGGTCGTCAACTCCTCGCCAACATTTCCTATATCGATGGTGATGGCTTCAGCGAGGACGTCTCAACCGAACCGGTCTTCGTTCCCATCACAAACACGGATGATTACGGAACAACGCCCGAAAGCAGTGGCTTTCTTGCCATGGCAAGCCGTCTTGAAGGTGATCTCGAAGTTGCGGGAGACCTTGACTGGTTCAAAGTCGAATTAGAGGCCGGCAGAAGTTATATTTTTGAGCAAATTGGGACAGGATTAGCGGACCCACTATTAACACTTAAAGACGAATTAGGATCTATCCTCGCCAGCAATGACGATAGCGAAGGTGAATTAAATAGTCGAATAAACTTTGAAGCCGAAAGATCAGGATACTACTACCTCGAAGCTGGCTCATATCTCAATCAATTCACGGGCAAATATTTCATTGGCGCGTACGAAGATATAACGCAGCCTGAAGATCCCATTAACGACGGTGCAGCCACCTTCGCCATTGACGGCACTCCACAACTGGGGCAGGTTCTCTCCATTTCCCTAACCAACAATGATCCTGATGGTGACGGCACTCCAACCGTTGCGTGGCTTGCTTCCAATCAAGATGGAACCTGGTCTCAAGTCGGCTCCGATTCAGAAATCACCATCTCCGCCGATCTTGAAGGTCGCCAACTCCTCGCCAACATTTCCTACATCGATGGTGATGGCTTCAGCGAGGACGTCTCAACCGAACCGGTCCTCATCCCTGTCACTCCCGTCAACGATGGTGCAGCCACCTTCGCCATTGACGGCACTCCACAACTGGGGCAGGTTCTCTCCATTTCCTTAACCAACAATGATCCTGATGGTGACGGCACTCCAACCGTTGCGTGGCTTGCTTCCAATCAAGATGGAACCTGGTCTCAAGTCGGCTCCGATTCAGAAATCACCATCTCCGCCGATCTGGAAGGTCGCCAACTCCTCGCCAACATTTCCTACATCGATGGTGATGGCTTCAGCGAGGACGTCTCAACTGAACCGGTCCTCATCCCTGTCACTTCCGTCAACGATGGTGCAGCCACCTTCGCTATTGAGGGCACTCCACAACTGGGGCAGGTTCTCTCCATTTCTCTAACCAACAGTGATCCTGATGGTGACGGCACTCCAACCGTTGCATGGCTTGCTTCCAATCCAGATGGAACCTGGTCTCAAGTCGGCTCCGATTCAGAAATCACCATCTCCGCCGATCTGGAAGGTCGTCAACTCCTCGCCAACATTTCCTATATCGATGGTGATGGCTTCAGCGAGGACGTCTCAACCGAACCGGTCCTCATCCCTGTCTCAAACTCTGACGATTACGGAGCAAGCCCCGAGAGCAGTGGATCTCTCGAGATTGGAAGCAGTCTTGAGGGTAATCTCGAATCCCTAGGAGATCTAGACTGGTTCAAAATTGAATTAGATGCTGACAAGTACTACAACTTTGAGTTGACTGGAACTACCCTTGCAGACTCATTCCTGGCCTTGAAAGAAGCCAATGGCAATGTCATCTCTAGCAATGACGACGGTGGAGAAGGATTCAGTAGCCGCATCATTTTTTCCCCTGAATCTTCAGGCACTTATTATCTTGAGGCAAGCGCATATAACAACGAGTATACCGGAACATATTTAATTACCGCCGACGAAGCAGATCCCTTGCCCCCTGGCTACAACCCTGAAGACGGGTTTGGCCATATTAACGCTAAAAGAAGCTTTGAAAAGTTACTTGGAATAACCCTCAATGATGCCGCAGACCTTGGTGGTGATTTATGGGGTCTCGACAATATCGGGGCACCAGAAGTTTGGACAGGCAGCAATAGCTTCTCGGGCGCAATCGGATCGGGAACAGTCATCGCCGTCATCGACACAGGTGTTGACCTAGATCACCCGGAATTCCAAAACAGAATTGCTCAAGGTTATGATTTTGTCGATTACGACAATATTGCCGACGATGGTGAAGGCCATGGCACGCATGTTGCCGGGACCATCGCGGGCGCTGATGACGGTGAAGGAATCACCGGCGTCGCACCAGATGCATCAATCATGCCAATTCGAGTTCTCGACGATGAAGGCTATGGTTATACATCCGACATCATCGCTGGAGTCCGATGGGCAGCAGACAATGGTGCCGATGTCATCAATCTGTCGCTTGGAGGCGGAGGGTATAGCCAGGCTATGGCCGACGCAATCGCCTACGCATCAGACCTTGGCTCGGTGATTGTCATGGCGGCTGGCAATAATGGCGGTGAATCTCCTATATACCCTGCAGCCCACGCAGAAACCCACGGCATCGCTGTTGGAGCCGTAAATCAAGAAAAGTCGTTTGCCGATTTCTCGAATCGAGCCGGATTTACGTTTCTTGATTATGTGACAGCCCCTGGAGTCAATATTTTCTCTTCGACACCCAACGGTAATTACGATTATTACAGTGGGACCTCCATGGCCAGCCCACACGTCGCCGGCATCGCAGCATTGCTGAAAAGCCATGACAAAGCGCTAACACCGGAATCCATCGAAACTTTGATCACAAGCACCGCACACAACAACATTGATATCCAGCTCTCGGGCACTCAAACTGATGAGCTCACAGGAGAACAATTTGATAAAATTATTACCTTAGAAACACTAGCCCAATTTGACGAAGATCAATTGCAAAGCCGGCTCATCGGAAGCTTGAGCGGAGATCTAAAGGCTAGAAAATCCGTCATCAGAGAACTTAAGGCTAATGAGAAAGAAGGCCTCATCATTGAAGACATTGATGTGATTAAATCGACTAATAAAAGTTTGATCACTCTGGATCTGTCAGGATCAAATCCATCAGATCAATCAGATTTACTGGAGGACTTGCTCTCAGAAAAACAGTTCAACTATTTCGAAGTCGATACTCAAATGCAAATGATCTAG